A genomic window from Nicotiana sylvestris chromosome 11, ASM39365v2, whole genome shotgun sequence includes:
- the LOC104233175 gene encoding uncharacterized protein isoform X2: MSDQGERTCPLCAEEMDLTDQQLKPCKCGYQICVWCWHHIMEMAEKDETEGRCPACRSPYNKEKIVGMAANCEKIAGMEKKSTSRKGKSKTADLRKQLTSVRVIQRNLVYIVGLPLSLADEDLLQRKEYFAQYGKVQKVSMSRTAAGAIQQFANNTCSVYITYSNEEEAVRCIQSVHGFVLDGRPLRACFGTTKYCHAWLRSVPCTNPDCLYLHEIGSQEDSFTKDEVISAYTRVQQITGAINSMQRRSGSVLPSPADDYCNNSSASAGQPISKTAANNSATNARVSPPNSSSGRSAALPAGALWGTRASNNQLPPATAPSSNGLPPASAPSSNGPLKQKAETCSPLTFSTAVANTSQVLSLPTESGKKFIHSKESGTSQEKGKTEMLEPVKQSAGADDGTYSSEESTIAVRTASSFLNNQLHITPALEDQGKQITPSRATNAFDLPLMSNGPGLSEDSCDARDVEINIECSDLSSFSIDRQQKSHYEKSREPSPPHMNGKSMTSADEVCNSRETSNLRLETQAQGRLDTTPEMEDDLLSFNAQRHRDPEVIVEKSYSSSPSISLHSSVQLKGYSPHLANGVGPIKANMQSFDERTDSVLQPSSIGELPNGYPENAFNIVGNLGNYPLSNDGKGMNMDRFEAEAEAASVDHSTTVDRGENSIISNILSMDFDPWNESLTSQNLAKLLGETDNQQGSLRVSNSRKLQSSNQSRFSFAREEEPMNPLTHPQPSLSYTERSYSHHPLGQDFPNSRSYQLDGFGTQNGFSLFNNEERNGFTNNYSQLSSNKLSVSRSQMTAPPGFAAPNRAPPPGFISHDKMEQNYGSLSGNHILDTTSLLRNEYQAPPIGNVNNGDIEFMDPAILAVGKGRVPNGLSVSSIDMSSSFPPQLSAFENEARLQLLMQRSLSLHQNQRFSDMGDNFTPFNDAYGISSRVVEQTLANNLSPFSQLNVTQSRNSVMSNGQWDGWNGAQSANDLGMAELLRSERLGYNKFFNGYEESKFRMPNSGELYNRTFGI, translated from the exons ATGAGTGACCAAGGAGAAAGAACCTGTCCTTTGTGTGCCGAGGAGATGGATTTGACAGATCAGCAGTTGAAGCCTTGCAAGTGTGGCTATCAG ATATGCGTCTGGTGCTGGCATCACATAATGGAGATGGCTGAGAAGGACGAGACAGAAGGGCGGTGTCCTGCATGCCGCAGTCCATATAACAAGGAAAAGATTGTTGGCATGGCAGCAAACTGTGAAAA GATAGCGGGCATGGAGAAAAAATCGACATCTCGAAAGGGTAAAAGTAAAACAGCTGATTTGCGAAAGCAACTTACCAGTGTGCGAGTCATTCAAAGGAATCTTGTCTACATTGTGGGGTTGCCTCTCAGTTTAGCTGACGAAGAT CTTCTACAGCGGAAAGAATATTTTGCTCAGTATGGAAAGGTTCAGAAGGTTTCCATGTCTCGGACAGCTGCTGGCGCCATTCAACAGTTTGCAAATAATACATGTAGTGT ATATATTACCTATTCAAATGAGGAGGAAGCGGTCCGTTGTATTCAGTCTGTACATGGATTTGTTTTGGACGGTAGACCTCTAAG GGCTTGCTTCGGAACCACAAAATACTGTCATGCTTGGCTGAGGAGTGTG CCCTGCACCAATCCTGATTGTTTATATTTGCACGAGATTGGATCACAAGAGGATAGCTTTACTAAAGACGAAGTAATATCGGCTTACACAAG AGTTCAACAAATTACTGGTGCCATTAATAGTATGCAACGGAGATCAGGGAGTGTTTTACCATCACCAGCAGACGATTACTGCAATAACAGCTCTGCTTCTGCAGGACAACCTATTAGTAAAACTGCTGCAAAT AATTCAGCAACCAATGCCAGAGTCTCTCCACCAAATAGCAGCTCTGGTAGATCAGCTGCTCTTCCGGCCGGCGCTTTATG GGGAACGCGTGCGTCAAATAACCAACTGCCGCCAGCCACTGCACCAAGTTCTAATGGACTGCCTCCTGCCAGCGCACCAAGTTCTAATGGGCCTCTTAAACAGAAGGCTGAGACCTGTAGCCCACTGACATTCTCTACAGCTGTTGCAAACACTAGTCAGGTTTTGTCATTGCCTACTGAATCAGGAAAGAAATTTATTCACAGCAAAGAAAGTGGCACTAGTCAAGAGAAAGGTAAAACAGAGATGTTAGAACCTGTTAAGCAGTCCGCAGGTGCAGATGATGGAACCTATAGTTCTGAAGAATCCACTATCGCCGTACGTACTGCTTCTTCATTCCTGAACAATCAGTTACATATCACCCCAGCTTtggaggaccaaggtaaacaaatCACACCATCCAGAGCTACAAATGCCTTTGATCTTCCTTTGATGTCTAATGGACCTGGTTTATCAGAAGATTCCTGTGATGCCAGAGATGTTGAGATCAATATTGAATGCTCAGATTTGTCATCATTTAGCATTGATAGACAGCAAAAATCACATTATGAGAAATCAAGGGAACCTTCGCCGCCTCATATGAATGGGAAATCTATGACTTCTGCAGATGAAGTTTGTAACTCAAGAGAAACGTCTAATTTGAGACTGGAAACACAGGCTCAAGGAAGACTAGACACAACTCCTGAAATGGAGGATGATTTGCTATCTTTCAATGCACAGAGACATAGGGATCCGGAAGTAATTGTAGAGAAAAGCTACTCATCAAGTCCTTCCATCTCTTTACACTCTTCAGTGCAGCTTAAGGGTTATTCTCCACATCTTGCCAATGGTGTTGGACCTATTAAAGCCAACATGCAATCGTTTGACGAAAGAACTGATTCAGTATTACAGCCTTCTAGCATTGGAGAACTTCCTAATGGATACCCTGAAAATGCATTCAATATTGTGGGTAATTTGGGAAATTATCCACTGTCTAATGATGGTAAGGGGATGAATATGGATAGGTTTGAAGCTGAAGCTGAAGCTGCTAGTGTGGACCATAGTACTACTGTAGATAGGGGAGAGAACAGTATAAtatctaatattttgtctatggaTTTTGACCCATGGAATGAGTCGTTAACCTCTCAGAACTTGGCTAAGTTGTTGGGAGAGACTGATAACCAACAAGGGTCTCTTAGAGTATCAAACTCAAGAAAATTACAGAGCAGCAATCAATCAAGGTTCTCTTTTGCAAGGGAGGAGGAGCCAATGAATCCATTGACTCATCCTCAACCATCTTTAAGTTACACTGAGAGAAGTTATAGTCATCATCCTCTCGGTCAAGATTTTCCAAATAGTAGAAGCTATCAGCTTGATGGTTTTGGTACTCAGAATGGTTTCTCTCTATTTAATAATGAGGAACGTAATGGTTTTACCAACAATTATTCTCAACTCTCTTCTAACAAGCTGTCAG TGTCGAGATCTCAGATGACTGCGCCTCCAGGATTTGCAGCGCCAAACAGGGCCCCACCCCCAGGCTTTATTTCTCATGATAAAATGGAACAGAATTACGGTTCTCTCTCTG GTAATCACATTCTTGATACCACCTCCTTATTGCGCAATGAATATCAGGCTCCACCAATTGGAAATGTCAACAACGGGGACATTGAGTTTATGGATCCTGCAATATTGGCAGTTGGTAAAGGGAGGGTTCCGAATGGCCTTAGTGTCTCAAGTATAGACATGTCTTCAAGTTTTCCTCCACAGCTTAGTGCTTTCGAAAATGAAGCAAGACTTCAGTTGCTGATGCAAAGATCTCTCTCTCTGCATCAGAACCAGAGATTCAGTGATATGGGGGATAACTTTACTCCATTCAATGATGCTTATGGAATTTCTTCCAGGGTTGTGGAGCAAACTCTGGCCAAcaatctttcaccattttcacaGCTCAATGTTACCCAGAGCAGGAACTCTGTCATGTCAAATGGCCAGTGGGATGGCTGGAATGGTGCCCAGAGTGCAAACGATTTGGGCATGGCTGAACTCCTCCGAAGTGAAAGGCTGGGTTATAACAAGTTCTTTAATGGATATGAGGAATCAAAGTTTCGCATGCCCAATTCAGGCGAACTGTATAACAGAACATTCGGGATATAA
- the LOC104233175 gene encoding uncharacterized protein isoform X1 — MSDQGERTCPLCAEEMDLTDQQLKPCKCGYQICVWCWHHIMEMAEKDETEGRCPACRSPYNKEKIVGMAANCEKIAGMEKKSTSRKGKSKTADLRKQLTSVRVIQRNLVYIVGLPLSLADEDLLQRKEYFAQYGKVQKVSMSRTAAGAIQQFANNTCSVYITYSNEEEAVRCIQSVHGFVLDGRPLRACFGTTKYCHAWLRSVPCTNPDCLYLHEIGSQEDSFTKDEVISAYTRSRVQQITGAINSMQRRSGSVLPSPADDYCNNSSASAGQPISKTAANNSATNARVSPPNSSSGRSAALPAGALWGTRASNNQLPPATAPSSNGLPPASAPSSNGPLKQKAETCSPLTFSTAVANTSQVLSLPTESGKKFIHSKESGTSQEKGKTEMLEPVKQSAGADDGTYSSEESTIAVRTASSFLNNQLHITPALEDQGKQITPSRATNAFDLPLMSNGPGLSEDSCDARDVEINIECSDLSSFSIDRQQKSHYEKSREPSPPHMNGKSMTSADEVCNSRETSNLRLETQAQGRLDTTPEMEDDLLSFNAQRHRDPEVIVEKSYSSSPSISLHSSVQLKGYSPHLANGVGPIKANMQSFDERTDSVLQPSSIGELPNGYPENAFNIVGNLGNYPLSNDGKGMNMDRFEAEAEAASVDHSTTVDRGENSIISNILSMDFDPWNESLTSQNLAKLLGETDNQQGSLRVSNSRKLQSSNQSRFSFAREEEPMNPLTHPQPSLSYTERSYSHHPLGQDFPNSRSYQLDGFGTQNGFSLFNNEERNGFTNNYSQLSSNKLSVSRSQMTAPPGFAAPNRAPPPGFISHDKMEQNYGSLSGNHILDTTSLLRNEYQAPPIGNVNNGDIEFMDPAILAVGKGRVPNGLSVSSIDMSSSFPPQLSAFENEARLQLLMQRSLSLHQNQRFSDMGDNFTPFNDAYGISSRVVEQTLANNLSPFSQLNVTQSRNSVMSNGQWDGWNGAQSANDLGMAELLRSERLGYNKFFNGYEESKFRMPNSGELYNRTFGI; from the exons ATGAGTGACCAAGGAGAAAGAACCTGTCCTTTGTGTGCCGAGGAGATGGATTTGACAGATCAGCAGTTGAAGCCTTGCAAGTGTGGCTATCAG ATATGCGTCTGGTGCTGGCATCACATAATGGAGATGGCTGAGAAGGACGAGACAGAAGGGCGGTGTCCTGCATGCCGCAGTCCATATAACAAGGAAAAGATTGTTGGCATGGCAGCAAACTGTGAAAA GATAGCGGGCATGGAGAAAAAATCGACATCTCGAAAGGGTAAAAGTAAAACAGCTGATTTGCGAAAGCAACTTACCAGTGTGCGAGTCATTCAAAGGAATCTTGTCTACATTGTGGGGTTGCCTCTCAGTTTAGCTGACGAAGAT CTTCTACAGCGGAAAGAATATTTTGCTCAGTATGGAAAGGTTCAGAAGGTTTCCATGTCTCGGACAGCTGCTGGCGCCATTCAACAGTTTGCAAATAATACATGTAGTGT ATATATTACCTATTCAAATGAGGAGGAAGCGGTCCGTTGTATTCAGTCTGTACATGGATTTGTTTTGGACGGTAGACCTCTAAG GGCTTGCTTCGGAACCACAAAATACTGTCATGCTTGGCTGAGGAGTGTG CCCTGCACCAATCCTGATTGTTTATATTTGCACGAGATTGGATCACAAGAGGATAGCTTTACTAAAGACGAAGTAATATCGGCTTACACAAG GAGTAGAGTTCAACAAATTACTGGTGCCATTAATAGTATGCAACGGAGATCAGGGAGTGTTTTACCATCACCAGCAGACGATTACTGCAATAACAGCTCTGCTTCTGCAGGACAACCTATTAGTAAAACTGCTGCAAAT AATTCAGCAACCAATGCCAGAGTCTCTCCACCAAATAGCAGCTCTGGTAGATCAGCTGCTCTTCCGGCCGGCGCTTTATG GGGAACGCGTGCGTCAAATAACCAACTGCCGCCAGCCACTGCACCAAGTTCTAATGGACTGCCTCCTGCCAGCGCACCAAGTTCTAATGGGCCTCTTAAACAGAAGGCTGAGACCTGTAGCCCACTGACATTCTCTACAGCTGTTGCAAACACTAGTCAGGTTTTGTCATTGCCTACTGAATCAGGAAAGAAATTTATTCACAGCAAAGAAAGTGGCACTAGTCAAGAGAAAGGTAAAACAGAGATGTTAGAACCTGTTAAGCAGTCCGCAGGTGCAGATGATGGAACCTATAGTTCTGAAGAATCCACTATCGCCGTACGTACTGCTTCTTCATTCCTGAACAATCAGTTACATATCACCCCAGCTTtggaggaccaaggtaaacaaatCACACCATCCAGAGCTACAAATGCCTTTGATCTTCCTTTGATGTCTAATGGACCTGGTTTATCAGAAGATTCCTGTGATGCCAGAGATGTTGAGATCAATATTGAATGCTCAGATTTGTCATCATTTAGCATTGATAGACAGCAAAAATCACATTATGAGAAATCAAGGGAACCTTCGCCGCCTCATATGAATGGGAAATCTATGACTTCTGCAGATGAAGTTTGTAACTCAAGAGAAACGTCTAATTTGAGACTGGAAACACAGGCTCAAGGAAGACTAGACACAACTCCTGAAATGGAGGATGATTTGCTATCTTTCAATGCACAGAGACATAGGGATCCGGAAGTAATTGTAGAGAAAAGCTACTCATCAAGTCCTTCCATCTCTTTACACTCTTCAGTGCAGCTTAAGGGTTATTCTCCACATCTTGCCAATGGTGTTGGACCTATTAAAGCCAACATGCAATCGTTTGACGAAAGAACTGATTCAGTATTACAGCCTTCTAGCATTGGAGAACTTCCTAATGGATACCCTGAAAATGCATTCAATATTGTGGGTAATTTGGGAAATTATCCACTGTCTAATGATGGTAAGGGGATGAATATGGATAGGTTTGAAGCTGAAGCTGAAGCTGCTAGTGTGGACCATAGTACTACTGTAGATAGGGGAGAGAACAGTATAAtatctaatattttgtctatggaTTTTGACCCATGGAATGAGTCGTTAACCTCTCAGAACTTGGCTAAGTTGTTGGGAGAGACTGATAACCAACAAGGGTCTCTTAGAGTATCAAACTCAAGAAAATTACAGAGCAGCAATCAATCAAGGTTCTCTTTTGCAAGGGAGGAGGAGCCAATGAATCCATTGACTCATCCTCAACCATCTTTAAGTTACACTGAGAGAAGTTATAGTCATCATCCTCTCGGTCAAGATTTTCCAAATAGTAGAAGCTATCAGCTTGATGGTTTTGGTACTCAGAATGGTTTCTCTCTATTTAATAATGAGGAACGTAATGGTTTTACCAACAATTATTCTCAACTCTCTTCTAACAAGCTGTCAG TGTCGAGATCTCAGATGACTGCGCCTCCAGGATTTGCAGCGCCAAACAGGGCCCCACCCCCAGGCTTTATTTCTCATGATAAAATGGAACAGAATTACGGTTCTCTCTCTG GTAATCACATTCTTGATACCACCTCCTTATTGCGCAATGAATATCAGGCTCCACCAATTGGAAATGTCAACAACGGGGACATTGAGTTTATGGATCCTGCAATATTGGCAGTTGGTAAAGGGAGGGTTCCGAATGGCCTTAGTGTCTCAAGTATAGACATGTCTTCAAGTTTTCCTCCACAGCTTAGTGCTTTCGAAAATGAAGCAAGACTTCAGTTGCTGATGCAAAGATCTCTCTCTCTGCATCAGAACCAGAGATTCAGTGATATGGGGGATAACTTTACTCCATTCAATGATGCTTATGGAATTTCTTCCAGGGTTGTGGAGCAAACTCTGGCCAAcaatctttcaccattttcacaGCTCAATGTTACCCAGAGCAGGAACTCTGTCATGTCAAATGGCCAGTGGGATGGCTGGAATGGTGCCCAGAGTGCAAACGATTTGGGCATGGCTGAACTCCTCCGAAGTGAAAGGCTGGGTTATAACAAGTTCTTTAATGGATATGAGGAATCAAAGTTTCGCATGCCCAATTCAGGCGAACTGTATAACAGAACATTCGGGATATAA
- the LOC104233178 gene encoding uncharacterized protein, which translates to MSSQSTYRPHYRQGNMGPSSSGHRNSGHIYATTPVCQTCGRSHLGQCRVLTRECFRCGQLGHHLRDCPQLPRNFNQASIQSAAPTQTTRNTSCATGTGNRCRGAGDHATVNQGQGNTGRGQARVFAFTRHDAQSSNAVVIGILSVCSFDALALIDPGSTHSYVSSYFALRFSRQSELLNDPFLVATPVGESLLAEYVYRACQIRVEGRDTLADLIVLM; encoded by the coding sequence ATGTCTTCACAGTCCACATACAGACCACATTACAGACAAGGTAATATGGGACCATCATCTTCTGGACATCGTAATTCTGGGCATATATATGCCACTACTCCAGTCTGCCAGACTTGTGGTAGATCACATTTGGGCCAATGTCGTGTTCTAACTAGAGAGTGCTTTCGGTGTGGCCAGTTGGGACATCACTTGAGGGATTGCCCTCAGCTTCCGAGAAATTTCAACCAGGCTTCCATTCAGTCAGCTGCACCGACTCAAACTACTCGTAATACTTCATGTGCTACAGGTACAGGAAATAGATGTCGAGGTGCTGGAGACCATGCTACTGTGAATCAAGGACAAGGCAATactggtagaggtcaggcgagaGTTTTTGCTTTTACTAGACATGATGCTCAGTCCTCGAATGCAGTGGTTATAGGTATTCTTTCTGTCTGTTCATTTGATGCacttgcgttgattgatccgggatctactcaCTCCTACGTGTCCTCGTACTTTGCTTTGAGATTTAGTAGACAATCCGAGCTATTGAATGATCCTTTTCTAGTTGCTACTCCTGTTGGAGAGTCTCTATTAGCTGAATACGTGTATCGTGCTTGTCAGATTCGGGTTGAGGGTAGAGATACTCTAGCTGACCTTATTGTACTAATGTGA